CCGGGAAAGGCAGGTGTCTCTATGGACCGGCTGGTTATGGAACACTACCTGGAGCATCCCGGGGCGGGCTTGAGATGGTTTCTGGATCGCCTGGTTCGTCATAACCGGGGAAGATCTCCTGATGATGACCTGTCGATCCTCTTGATCAGGAGGGAGGGGCAAGGTGATGAAATGCAAAGTGATGGTAGTAGATGACGAGCAGGGAGTGCGGTCGTGGATATCTCACCTGCTTCGGTCCAAAGGGTGCGAAGTCCTGGAGGCCGCGGGTTTTAAAGATGCCCTGGGAGTATTGGAGCGGGAGGATGTTGATGTCTTGGTCACGGATATCAGGATGCCTGATGGATCGGGGCTCGAATTGTGCAAATTCGTCAAAGAAAAACGGCCCGATACCCGCGTCGCAGTGATGACAGGGCACCATTCGGAGGAGCAGGCGATTGAGGGGCTGCTCTGCGGCGTGGACTATTACCTGAGGAAGCCCTTTTCAAACGACGATATCCTGGATGCCGTTTCCAGCTTGAAGACCCTTTGCGAGAAGTCGTCAAGCATAGGGATCATGGATACCCGCCCGGGGTGGCACGAGTTTTTTATCACGTCATCAGAGGATTCTCTCATAAAGCTTCAATCCTTTCTCGGGGCTATGCTTAAGGATCGTCTGGACGAAGAGCGTTACTGGGACCTGCACCTTGCGGTCAACGAACTGGGCCGAAACGCAATAGAGTGGGGAAACAAGAATGACGCTGGATCCGTTGTAAAGATTTCTGTGGGTATCCTTGACAATTGCGTGACCATAAAAATAGAGGACAAAGGAGAAGGGTTCGACGTAAAGAGGACCCTTGAGGGGATCGGCAAAGGGTCCCTGGAGGAGCGAGAAGAAGAGCGAATAGCCCAAGATCTAAGGCCGGGAGGCATGGGTATTCACCTGATCAAAGAGACGGCCGACAGACTTGTCTTCAATGAGAAGGGGAATCTGGCGATCCTGTCTTTTCGTCTGGGAGGTTGAATCATGGAACCCTTGTCCCTTCAAGAACTCGCTGAAAATATCCGCTGCGCTCCCTCGTTCCCATCACCTCCATCCATCGTGATCTCCGCCCGTAGACTTATCAATGATCCAAACAGCACTATCAAGCAGATAGCAACCCTGATCGAAAGTGATCCTGCAGTCGCGGGGAGAATACTGCGGGTGGCCAATTCCGCCCTTTACGGGTT
This sequence is a window from Deltaproteobacteria bacterium. Protein-coding genes within it:
- a CDS encoding response regulator, with protein sequence MKCKVMVVDDEQGVRSWISHLLRSKGCEVLEAAGFKDALGVLEREDVDVLVTDIRMPDGSGLELCKFVKEKRPDTRVAVMTGHHSEEQAIEGLLCGVDYYLRKPFSNDDILDAVSSLKTLCEKSSSIGIMDTRPGWHEFFITSSEDSLIKLQSFLGAMLKDRLDEERYWDLHLAVNELGRNAIEWGNKNDAGSVVKISVGILDNCVTIKIEDKGEGFDVKRTLEGIGKGSLEEREEERIAQDLRPGGMGIHLIKETADRLVFNEKGNLAILSFRLGG